Part of the Nitrospirota bacterium genome is shown below.
ATCAGCAACATTTGGCTGAGCAGGTGTTTTTCTTCTTGAGGGCTCATCTCGACAGGAATTCTCCTATTTATCCAGTCAACGGAAGCGGCATTGGGTTCGTGAAAAAGAATGGATCACCATAAAAATAGAAGATTAAAAGATTAAGAGGAGGTTTGTCAATTTTTGTTTTTGATCAGGGTTTGCCGTAGAGGTGCTGAACCTTGCCCATATCCACAAAAATCTGGCCGTCCTCTTGAACTAAAGGAAGGGAAAAAAGAGATTTTCCGGCGCAGGGTCCGCTGACACATTCACCGGTCACCGGCTTGTAAAGCGCTCCATGGGTTTTACAGATTAAAAAACCTTTCTCTTTGGTGTAAAATTCATTGGAGTCCCAATCCAGGGTAATTCCCATATGACGACATTTGTTCATATAAGCAAAAAACTTCCCGTTTTCATTCAGCACAAAACCCTCTAATTTT
Proteins encoded:
- a CDS encoding Rieske 2Fe-2S domain-containing protein, giving the protein MPSNRNLLLLFPEKKIQPSQTAKFSISLDGQKLEGFVLNENGKFFAYMNKCRHMGITLDWDSNEFYTKEKGFLICKTHGALYKPVTGECVSGPCAGKSLFSLPLVQEDGQIFVDMGKVQHLYGKP